Genomic segment of Frankiales bacterium:
GCAGCGACAACACCGCGTCGCGACGGGTCGCCGAGGGCGCGGGCTACGTCGTCGAGGGCCTGGTGCGCCGCGGCCTCGAGCTGCGGGGCGAGCGCGTGGACCACTGGGTCGGCAGCCTGCTGCCCGAGGACGTCGGCCGCGTCCCGGGGCGCCGGTGACCCCTCGACGTCCCTGGTTCGAGGGGACGGTGTGACGCCGGTGGAGCCGACCGAGCTGGTCGCGGGGCGCTGGCAGCTGCGCCCGTGGCCCGCGGCGAGCGCCGACCTCGACGACGTGCTGGCCGCCCTGCACCCCGGCGCCGACCTCGCGGCGCTGCGCCGCGCCCGGCTGGAGGGCTGGGCGCGCGGCGACCTGCTCGGCTTCGCGGTGCGCGAGATCACCACCGGCACCGCGGAGGGCGAGGCTCTCGTGGTGGTGGACGACGGCCACGCGCGGGTGCAGGTGCACCCGCTGCCCGACGTCGGCGACCCGGCCCTGGCCGACGAGGTGGCCGCGGTGCTCGGCCGCTGGGCCGGCGGAGCGCTCGGCCTGCGCACCGGCTGACCGGCTGCCGGGGCGCGCCAGCCACGAGGAGGCCGGAGCCGGGGCGGGGCGAGTGGCTCAGCCCGCACCGGTCGCGAGCGCCTCCACCAGGTCCGCCACCTCGGCCACGGGCCGGCGCGTGTCGATCTCGCAGGTACACGTCGCGCGGAGCAGCGGCTCCACCTCGGCGAGGTCGCGCAGGATCCGGGCCCGCTCCTGCGGCAGCCGGCCGAACGGGTTGGTGCGGCGTGCGGCGATCCGCTCGAGCATCACCTCCGCGGGAGCACTGAGCAGCACCACCGCCTCGAAGCGGTCGTAGAACCGGGCCTGGTCGGCCGCGCACCCGGCCACCACGAGCAGCCCGTCATCGTGAGCCGCGTGAGCACCGTGCGCGCCGTGGCCGTCGAGCAGCCGCGCCACACGGTCGAGCTCCCACACCTGCTCGACGCCGCCGTCCCCGGTGGGGACCTCCCGGCTCCAGCCCGGATCGTCGAGGTCGACGACGCGGTGCCCCCGCGCCGCCAGCTCGCCCAGCACCGTGGACTTGCCGGTACCGGACATGCCGGTGAGCAGGATGCGGGTCACGTCCGCGACGCTACCGCCGCTGCGGACGACCGCCCACGAGCCACATCACGCCGCCGAGGACGCTGCCGACGACGAGCACCGCGGGAC
This window contains:
- a CDS encoding AAA family ATPase → MSGTGKSTVLGELAARGHRVVDLDDPGWSREVPTGDGGVEQVWELDRVARLLDGHGAHGAHAAHDDGLLVVAGCAADQARFYDRFEAVVLLSAPAEVMLERIAARRTNPFGRLPQERARILRDLAEVEPLLRATCTCEIDTRRPVAEVADLVEALATGAG